The Balaenoptera acutorostrata chromosome 15, mBalAcu1.1, whole genome shotgun sequence genome contains a region encoding:
- the ANKRD61 gene encoding LOW QUALITY PROTEIN: ankyrin repeat domain-containing protein 61 (The sequence of the model RefSeq protein was modified relative to this genomic sequence to represent the inferred CDS: deleted 1 base in 1 codon) — translation MGNITKRGSRGLVADGARALEEGAAVSFHTRLYEAILREDCTALWAQLRSHPVNEPMTVLASSTGYRLLLSQQTQSIIPIYLAAENRKAQSLLCLLEHSADPEVRDTRGLTTLRLMLLHWPITSTTWTKPGNRIQRMLTDIQNDAVLCLRILCEHGAQVNARVADNWRSPLHLAITYGTSPVLSILAQNGAQVNAMNESSMTPLHVAADILNKEMMEMLTAHGANVNCAVSSTGNTALKLAVCTASSKAGRLLLVYGAQVNTQDHEGQAAIHEACFGGREAIINLLLEFEANVNILTRNGDSPMYMYLLRGSNIRDKALLTRLLYHCFPLRLTNNQGILPAGIMLPEFHLLRETPIKLSQKPLSLEDNCKRNVRNIYGEKYKQHLKRLLPGKIWNSVYGYYDLAHLLK, via the exons ATGGGAAACATAACCAAGAGAGGCAGCAGGGGGCTGGTGGCTGATGGGGCCCGGGCCCTGGAAGAGGGCGCGGCGGTGTCATTCCACACCAGGCTCTACGAGGCCATCCTGAGGGAGGACTGCACCGCACTCTGGGCTCAGCTCAGAAGCCACCCCGTCAACGAGCCCATGACCGTTCTGGCCAGCTCCACCGGCTACAGATTACTGCTGAGCCAG cagACACAGTCCATCATCCCCATCTACCTGGCCGCGGAAAACCGCAAGGCACAGAGTTTGCTTTGTTTGTTAGAACACAGTGCAGACCCAGAAGTAAG GGACACGAGAGGCCTCACCACGCTCCGCCTGATGCTCCTGCACTGGCCCATCACCTCTACCACGTGGACGAAGCCGGGGAACAGAATCCAAAGGATGCTGACGGACATCCAGAACGACGCAGTCCTGTGTCTGCGCATTTTGTGCGAACACGGGGCCCAGGTGAATGCGCGAGTGGCCGACAACTGGCGCTCCCCCCTCCATCTGGCCATCACATACGGCACCTCCCCGGTTCTCTCCATCCTGGCCCAGAACGGTGCCCAGGTCAACGCCATGAACGAGTCCAGCATGACACCCCTGCACGTGGCTGCAGATATACTGAATAAGGAGATGATGGAAATGCTCACTGCCCACGGGGCGAACGTCAACTGCGCCGTCTCCTCCACGGGCAACACGGCCCTGAAGCTGGCGGTGTGCACCGCGTCAAGCAAGGCCGGCCGGCTGCTGCTCGTTTACGGAGCCCAGGTAAATACCCAGGACCATGAAGGTCAAGCCGCGATCCACGAGGCGTGTTTTGGAGGCAGAGAGGCAATAATCAATCTCTTGCTCGAATTTGAAGCCAATGTTAACATATTAACAAGAAATGGGGACTCTCCGATGTATATGTACCTTCTGCGCGGTTCCAATATAAGAGACAAGGCACTTCTCACCAGGCTGCTTTACCACTGCTTT CCTTTGAGACTGACCAATAACCAAGGAATTCTACCTGCAGGAATCATGCTCCCAGAATTCCACCTCCTAAGGGAAACCCCAATAAAGTTATCTCAAAAACCCTTATCCCTAGAGGACAACTGTAAAAGAAACGTCAGAAATATTTATGGGGAGAAATACAAACAGCACTTGAAGCGACTTCTCCCAGGGAAGATCTGGAATTCTGTATATGGTTATTATGATTTAGCTCACCTCCTGAA